TCCAGAAGGTTCCAtggggttccatggggttccatggggttctATAGGTGCTCTATAGGGTTCCATGGGGTTCCATGGGGTCTCCAGAAGGTTCCATGGGGTTCCATAGGATTCCATGGGGGTCTCTAGAAGGTTCCGTGGGGTTCCATAGGGTTCCATGGGGGTCCATGTGGTTCCATAGGGTTCTATGGGGTCTCCAGAAGGTTCCGTGGGGTTCCATTGGGTTCTATAGGTGCTCCATAGGGTCCCTCTAGGGTTCCATGGGATTCCATGTGATTCCATGGGGTCTCCAGAAGGTTCCGTGGGGTTCTTTGGATTTTCCATAGGGTTCCATGTGGTTCCATAGGGTCTCTATAGGGATCCATAGGATCTCTATAGGTGCTCCAtggggttccatggggttccATGGGATTCCATAGGGTTCCATGGGGTTCCATAGGGTTCCATGGGGTTCCATGGGATTCCATAGGGTTCCATGGGGTTCTATGGGTTCAATAGGATCTCTGCCAGGTTCCATAGAGTCTCCATAGGGTTCCGTAGGTTTTCTGTTGGGTGCCTGTAGGGTGTCCATAGGGTTCCTTGGGGTTCCATTGGGTTTTCTATTGGCTTCCATAGGGTTCCATGAGGTGTCTATGGGGTATTTATAGGGATCACTGCAGTACCAATACCAATCGATAACCGATCAATAACTGATCAATAACCGATCAATAACCTCGGCAGGTCCGGCGATGGCGCACAGGGGCCTGCAGGCGCTGGGGCTGGCGCTGGCCGGGATCCATGGGGTGTCCATAGGCTACCAATAGGGTACCAATACCTATCAATAACCAATCAATACCGATCAATAACTGCTCCAGGTCCGGCGATGGCGCACGGGGGCCTGCAGGCGCTCGGGCTGGCCCTGGCTGGTGCTGgctgggatccatggggtgtcCATAGGGTACCCATAGTCTATCAATGGGAGCCAATAGTGAACCAATACCTGATCAATAACCGATCAATAACCTTGGCAGGTCCGGCGATGGCGCACGGGGGCCTGCAGGCGCTCGGGCTGGCGCTGGCCGGGGCCGgctgggatccatggggtgtcCATAGGGTACCAATAGGGATCAGTACAGTACCAATACCTATCAATAACTCATCAATACTAATCGATAATGGCTCTGCAGGTCCGGCGATGGCGCACGGGGGCCTGCAGGCGCTCGGGCTGGCCCTGGCCGGCGCCGgctgggatccatggggtgtcCATAGGCTATCAATAGGGATCAGTACAGTACCAATAGTGAACCAATACCTGATCAATAGCGATCAATAACTGCTGCAGGTCCGGCGATGGCGCACGGGGGCCTGCAGGCGCTCGGGCTGGCCCTGACCAGCACCGgctgggatccatggggtgtcCATAGGCTATCAATGGGAGCCAATAGTGAACCAATACCTATCAATACCTGATCAATAGTGATCAATAACCTCTGCAGGTCCGGTGATGGCGCACGGGGGCCTGCAGGCGCTCGGGCTGGCCCTGACCAGCGCCGgctgggatccatggggtgtcCATAGGCTATCAATGGGAGCCAATAGTGAACCAATACCTGATCAATAACCGATCAATAACCTCGGCAGGTCCGGCGATGGCGCACGGGGGCCTGCAGGCGCTCGGGCTGGCCCTGGCCGGCGCCGgctgggatccatggggtgtcCATAGGGTGTCTATAGTCTATGAATGGGAGCCAATAGGGTACCAATACCTGATCAATAACCTCGGCAGGTCCGGCGATGGCGCACGGGGGCCTGCAGGCGCTCGGGCTGGCCCTGGCCGGCGCCGgctgggatccatggggtgtcCATAGGGTGTCTATAGTCTATGAATGGGAGCCAATAGGGTACCAATACCTACCAATAACCAATCAATAGTGATCAATAACCTCGGCAGGTCCGGCGATGGCGCACGGGGGCCTGCAGGCGCTCGGGCTGGCCCTGGCCGGCGCCGGCTGGCTGGCGCTGCTGGCGGCCACGGCGCTGCCGCAGTGGGAGGTGTCGACGTTCGCGGGCGACAGCATCATCACGGCCCTGGTGACCATGAAGGGGCTCTGGATGAGCTGCgtgagcaccagcacagggcagctgcagtgcaagAGCTACGACTccgtgctggcactgccaggtgacactggggacactggggacactggggacattggggacattggggacattggggacattggggttaTCAGGGTTATCGGGGTTATTGGGGttattgggatttggggacattggggacattggggttaTTGGGGTTATCAGGGttattggggtttggggacattgggcacattggggacactggggacatcctggggttATTGGGGTTATCAGGGttattggggtttggggacattggggacactggggacagtggggacactggggacagtgatcagattggggacattggggacattggggacattggggacaatgcGTCAGCACCAGCACGgggcagctgcagtgcaagAGCTACGACTccgtgctggcactgccaggtgacactggggacactggggacaccctggggacagtggggacaccgatgggattggggacattggggacattggggttattggggacattggggacattggggacattggggacattgtgtCAGCACCAGCACGgggcagctgcagtgcaagAGCTACGACTccgtgctggcactgccaggtgacactggggacactggggacaccctggggttATTggggtgtgacagtgacaccaatGGGATCAGGGttattggggtttggggacattggggacaatgcGTCAGCACCAGCACGgggcagctgcagtgcaagAGCTACGACTccgtgctggcactgccaggtgacactggggacaccctggggacaccctggggacattggggacattggggatattggggtTATCGGGGTTATTGGGGttattgggatttggggacattggggacattggggacaccctggggacactggggacattggggacactggagacattggggacactggggacattgggcacattggggacattggggacattggggttaTCAGGGTTATTGGGGttattggggtttggggacactggggacactggggacaatgcGTCAGCACCAGCACCgggcagctgcagtgcaagAGCTATGACTCcgtgctggccctgccaggtgacactggggacaccctggggacactggggacaccctggggacattggggacagtgatcagattggggacattggggttaTTGGGGTTATCGGGATTATCGGGGttattggggtttggggacattaGGGGGACCTTGGGAGATtatggacactggggacattggggacatcagggtgTGACAGGGAcgtttggggtgtttgggacactggggacattggggacagtggggggattggggacagtggtgacaCGGGGCAGTTCCAttggtggcaattgcagagtcactgtgtcactgtcactgtccccatccttgtccctgCCATTGTCGcctccctgtccttgtccctgtccctgtccccatccctgtggctgtgtctctgtcccctccctgtccctgtccctgtcccctcctgtccctgtcattgtccccacccagtggctgtgtgtctgtcccctccctccctgtccctgtcccctgtccctgtctccatccctgtgtctgtgtctctgtcccctccctgtccctgtccccatcccctgtcccctcctgtcgctgtcattgtccccacccagtggctgtgtgtctgtcccgTCCCTGTGActgtcattgtcccctccctgtcactgtccccatcctcTGTCCCAtttcctgtcccctgtcccacctgctgtcccctgtccctgtcattgtcccctcattgtcccctccctgtctctgtcccctccctgtggttgtcccctcattgtcccctccctgtcccctccctgtgtctgtatgtctgtcccctccctgtccctgtccctgtcattgtccccaccCAGTGCctgtgtctctgtcccctcccagtggctgtgtcattgtcccctccctgtctctctcccctccctgtcccctgtcccctgtcccctcctgtccctgtcattgtcccctcattgtccccatcctctgtctctgtcccctcctgtcgctgtcattgtcccctcattgtcccctccctgtgtctgtgtccctgtcccctccctccctgtccctgtccctgcccctgtctccatcccctgtcccctcctgtccctgtcattgtCCTCACCCAGTGActgtgtctctgtcccctccctgtctctgtcccctccctgtctctgtcccctccctgtcccctgtcactgtcccctgtcccctcctgtccctgtcactgtcccctcattgtccccaccCAGTGACTGTGtcattgtcccctccctgtctctgtcccctccctgtgtctgtgtcattgtcccctccctgtcccctcccggtTTCGGGGCGTGCCCGTGTCCAAAGGTCGCCCTGGTGGCCATAAAGGCCCCGCAgtgtccccaactgtccccaactgtccccgGATGTcaccccggccccgcccggggAGTGCCCGGCAAcgccccaggaccccccaaaatccaacagggaccccccaaatccaacagggaccccccaaatccccccccaaacccGCCCAGGACCCTCGTGGTGACCccgctgtgcccccagcccacccGCAGGGCACGAGGGACCCCCTgaacctccccaaatcccacccagaacccccaaatcccccaaaatccccccaaatcccccaaaatccccccaaattccctcgagtgaccccccaaatccccccaaccCCGTTCTCtgacccccctgtgccccccagcccacctTCAGGCCATGAGGGACCCCCTgaacctccccaaatcccacccgaACCCCTCTCAAACCCCCCTAAACCccctgaaatccccccaaatccccccaaatcccccaaaccccttctctgacccccccatgtcccccagccCACCTTCAGGCCATGTGGGACCCCCTgaacctccccaaatcccacccaggacccccaaatcccccctaaaccccctgaaatcccccaaaatcc
This Zonotrichia leucophrys gambelii isolate GWCS_2022_RI unplaced genomic scaffold, RI_Zleu_2.0 Scaffold_703_26239, whole genome shotgun sequence DNA region includes the following protein-coding sequences:
- the LOC135441928 gene encoding LOW QUALITY PROTEIN: claudin-7-like (The sequence of the model RefSeq protein was modified relative to this genomic sequence to represent the inferred CDS: inserted 1 base in 1 codon; deleted 2 bases in 1 codon); translation: MAHGGLQALGLALAGAGWLALLAATALPQWEVSTFAGDSIITALVTMKGLWMSCVSTSTGQLQCKSYDSVLALPAPLQATRAXMVVSVVLGPVALGAALAGMRCTRCGGDDPRKKASVAGGGRAPSSSQ